In Mytilus galloprovincialis chromosome 1, xbMytGall1.hap1.1, whole genome shotgun sequence, the following are encoded in one genomic region:
- the LOC143059677 gene encoding putative tyrosinase-like protein tyr-3 yields MMFQTQTSASTPLSAAFSTMSTKGQLVTSTATSQPKSSMATSQPLFSSERSQSGATGSQLRQRKEYRMLTDQEREDYHQAINDLKRDTSVPPNKYDALAEHHQQTSTTAHGGAAFVGWHRYYLFLYELALQEKNPNVMLPYWDSTLDSAMDTPTDTVIFTDTFLGNAYGTVTSGPFGDWERKIERSLHTDTSYLITKNELNLLINFSNDQREFVSTLEMHHNGPHNWIGGTMRDVDEAPFDPIFYMHHAFIDCIWERYRDREKQNGQNPEIYPSVSSNNLEHQSTNFMVNLPPFNNVRLTNADGYKNFWTEDYYSCAPQPSCSAQNPECGSKWLECDIFTERCVSKGSEAALPRITSSDVFLVKNTRDQTTSTTQAFSVLSTTQANSPVLSTTKSTSEPQGKGGVSNMSLVLPCQGE; encoded by the exons ATGATGTTCCAAACACAAACTTCAGCATCGACACCACTTTCAGCAGCTTTTTCGACCATGTCCACCAAGGGACAACTAGTAACATCAACGGCAACCTCTCAGCCAAAATCATCAATGGCAACCTCTCAACCACTATTTTCATCAGAAAGGTCACAATCAGGAGCGACAGGGTCGCAACTACGACAGCGCAAAGAGTATAGAATGCTTACTGACCAGGAAAGAGAGGATTATCATCAGGCCATTAACGACTTAAAAAGAGACACA AGCGTACCGCCAAATAAATATGATGCTCTCGCTGAACATCACCAACAAACATCAACGACGGCTCATGGCGGTGCAGCTTTTGTCGGTTGGCACAGATATTACCTATTTTT GTATGAACTCGCTTTGCAAGAAAAGAATCCAAATGTCATGCTACCGTACTGGGATTCCACCTTAGATAGCGCAATGGATACCCCGACCGATACTGTTATTTTTACCGATACGTTTCTTGGAAATGCATATGGCACTGTAACTTCAGGACCATTTGGAGATTGGGAACGAAAAATAGAACGATCCCTTCACACTGATACATCGTATctaattacaaaaaatgaattgaatttattAATCAATTTCAGTAATGACCAGCGTGAATTCGTGAGTACTTTAGAAATGCACCATAACGGCCCACATAATTGGATAGGTGGTACTATGAGAGATGTAGACGAAGCCCCTTTTGATCCTATTTTTTACATGCATCATGCTTTCATTGATTGTATATGGGAGCGTTATAGAGATCGTGAAAAACAAAATGGTCAAAATCCTGAAATCTACCCAAGTGTAAGTTCCAACAATCTGGAGCACCAATCAACTAACTTTATGGTAAATTTGCCTCCTTTCAATAATGTCAGGCTCACGAATGCAGATGGATATAAAAACTTCTGGACAGAGGATTATTACTCTTGTGCACCTCAACCATCGTGTAGTGCACAAAATCCAGAATGCGGATCAAAGTGGCTTGAATGTGACATATTTACAGAAAGATGTGTTTCTAAAGGATCTGAAGCTGCCTTGCCGCGCATTACTTCTTCCGATGTTTTCCTAGTAAAGAATACACGAGATCAAACAACTTCAACCACTCAAGCTTTCTCTGTTCTGTCAACCACTCAAGCTAATTCCCCTGTTCTGTCAACCACAAAAAGTACATCAGAACCTCAAG GAAAAGGTGGTGTTAGTAATATGTCCTTGGTTTTACCATGTCAGGGGGAGTGA
- the LOC143073508 gene encoding uncharacterized protein LOC143073508 — protein MTEGSKSVEEWLVGLPGSFDGHVKHKCENGSSSRNSETSSYVGDSFYPFPSRTSKWNIACLESLGIFYNKNYHDSPQNILSMIFEETGAFGPVSEEQTCNATDVKQSVTFNFPISEMVDMLTDKDKVTLNNGESFFPEIEHDIDKCTSVKIREFLFSCQLMLSCRAAFFYDWRENIEPKDMFVEILEKFARLCQLITVPGSACSAKKTMMTLQNVSVTSKADLVMIPERYRRRTFSAKDRATCVVSVVEINNLKQRKSKAEIKKDAKHLKSSVEDGEKDSTEPPQIYTKVNTDILAQHGGDLLIHRQLYCSTLSSSTVYLYLPGMIVAGTEVIFTLMQIHRKHLMQLKEQKDTDLRATIYYSKPKDLFKKEDRDELVEAFTRLSNI, from the exons ATGACAGAAGGGTCAAAGTCAGTTGAAGAATGGCTTGTAGGTTTACCTGGCTCGTTTGATGGGCATGTAAAACATAAATGTGAGAATGGTTCAAGTTCAAGGAATAGTGAAACATCATCGTATGTTGGCGATTCATTTTATCCATTTCCGTCAAGAACCTCGAAATGGAACATTGCTTGTTTAGAATCACTAGGAATTTTCTACAACAAAAACTACCATGATTCACCCCAAAATATCCTGAGCATGATTTTTGAAGAAACAGGGGCCTTTGGTCCAGTTTCGGAGGAACAAACATGCAATGCCACAGATGTAAAGCAAAGTGTGACTTTCAATTTTCCTATAAGTGAAATGGTTGATATGTTAACAGACAAAGATAAGGTGACATTAAACAACGGAGAATCATTCTTTCCAGAGATAGAACATGATATAGATAAATG CACATCTGTAAAGATAAGAGAGTTCCTTTTTAGTTGCCAGTTAATGCTTTCCTGCAGAGCAGCCTTCTTTTATGATTGGCGAGAGAATATTGAACCAAAGGATATGTTTGTTGAAATATTAGAGAAATTTGCAAGGTTGTGTCAGTTAATAACTGT gccAGGTTCAGCATGTTCTGCAAAAAAAACCATGATGACATTGCAGAATGTTTCTGTTACATCAAAGGCTGATCTTGTTATGATTCCAGAAAGATATCGTCGGAGAACATTTTCAGCCAAGGATAGAGCAACATGTGTAGTATCTGTAGTTGag ATCAATAACTTAAAACAGAGAAAGTCAAAGGCAGAAATAAAAAAGGATGCAAAGCATTTGAAGTCATCAGTGGAGGATGGTGAAAAGGACAGCACTGAACCACCACAGATTTACACCAAAGTTAATACTGACATTCTTGCTCAACATGGTGGTGATTTGTTGATTCACAGACAGTTGTATTGTAGTACTCTATCCAGTAGCACAGTTTATTTGTATCTTCCAGGGATGATTGTTGCTGGAACTGAG GTAATTTTTACTCTAATGCAAATACATAGAAAACATTTAATGCAGCTAAAAGAACAAAAGGACACAGACTTAAGGGCAACTATATATTACTCAAAGCCtaaagatttgtttaaaaagGAAGATAGAGATGAATTAGTTGAAGCTTTTACAAGGCTGAGCAATATTTAG